ACGGCCCGCCGGGGCGAGGGTGTACGCGCCCCCGCCCCGGGCACGGGTGCGGGGCGGGTGCGGGTGCGGGTGCGGGTGCGGGGCGGGTGCAGGTGCGGGTGCGGGTGCGGGGGTCAGCCCAGCTTGGCGGCCTGCGCTTCGATGACGGCGGTCGGCTGCCCGTACGCCTCGCCCCGGGCGACGGACGCGATGTTGAAGGACGAGAACCCCGCGAGGGTGGTGCCCTGCCGGAAGACGACGACCTTGGTGTCGGCGGCCGTGCCGTCCGACTTCGTCGCCACCGTCCAGGCCACGGCGTCCTCACCGACGGCGAGCTTCTCCTCGCTGATGCCGGTGATGTGCTGCTCCTCCCCGTCGGCCGTCATGGTGAAGCCGCCGGCGCACTTCCCACCGGCCTCGCGCAGCGCGGCGAGGCTCTGTTCGGCACCGTCGGCGTCGTAGGACCACAGCGAGGTCATCGTCTTGGTGATGTCGAGCGAGTCGATCGTCGCCTCCTCGGCCTCCTTCTCCGTCATGCCGGCGAGTTCCTCGACGGAGGGCATGCCCTTCCCGGCCGCCTCGGTCTCGTGGACGACGAGCCGCTGGACGCTCGCCACCGGCTCGCCGGCCGGCAGGGACGTGAGCACCCGGGCGACGGGCTCGCACTCGGCCCTCTCCGCGGAGACGGAATTCGGGTCGGACACCTCGCCCTTGCCCGGCTCCCCGACCTCATGGCCTTCCACGTCACCCTCGGTGACCATCAGCTTCGCCAACTCGTCGGCGGTGAGCGCCTTCGCCGCGGTCTTCCCGGGCCCGGGGGCGCCCTTCGCCGGAGCGTCCCCGCTGCCCTGCGAGCCGCCCCCACAGGCGGTGACCAGCAACGCGAGCGAGATCGCGGAAGCGGAAAGGACGCTACGACGCATGGCAACTGCTCGCACTACGGGTCTCCCTGAACTCACACCCCACGCCCGATGGCGCGGAGCCTTCATGATCAAGACCCTTGTGTCCGGAGCAGGGTTGTACCCGCGGCCAGGAAATGATCATGCGAGGGGCCGCGCCGGCCGGCCCCGTCAGCCGGATCCGTCCTCACCCTGCACCCCGTGCCCTGTGCACCGTGGCCGCCGGGTGCCACAGCCACCGGGTGCCCGTGGCCGGCAGCCCTCCCGGTGCCCTGCCGACGGCTTCCCGCCATCCGGCGTCGCAGCCACTCGTGACCGCCGCGCCGGGGCATCCGCCCACCGGCGCGGCGGATCGGGGGCCAGGCGTACGGCCCCCTCACGGGCGTCTTCCGCGGGAGACCTCGGCAGAACGGTCCCGGACCTCCCAGGAGTTCGGCCCCGCCTGGGGCCGAACGGCCCCTCACGGACCACTCCGTCAACTCGTCTCCCCACACGGCGTGTTCACCTTTCCCCAGTAGGAGGTGCGGCGTTTAGATAAGGGCTGGTCCACTGGCCCCCTCACTCCTCTCGAGAGCAACCACCCGCTGGGACACGGCTGTCCGCACCGCCTGCCACGTCAGGGGGAAGCACGTGCCGTCGGTCGCCCTCTCGTTCCGGAGCATCCCTCAGGGCTCGGCCCCGTACTCAAGGAGCACAACCAGATGTCAGAGTTGCCGAAGCGAAACGTCGCCGGGCGCATCAACTCACAGCCGGCCGGACCCGCTCGAAGCAACGACGCGGCAAAACTGGATTCCGCCCGTGCGGCGCTCGCCCGTGCCATCGCGGCGCATCAAGCCGAGAACCCCGGAAGCTCCGAGGACGCCGAGAACGCCGAGACCGAGGCGGACCGGAACGCACCGGGGCAGCGCCTCGCGGCCCCGGGCTCCCCGCACTCCTCCGGACAGCCGGCCGATGAGGCACCTCCGGCCACTTCCCCCCGCCGCCGGGTGTTCCCACGGAACAGGAGATGGGCCCTGGTGGCGGCCGCCGGCGCGGCGGTCGTCGCCGTCGTCGTGGGGGTGGCCGTCACGGTCGGCGGAGGCTCCGACAGCTCCGGCCACCGGGCGGACGCCCCCGCCGAAGGACTCATAGGGTCCGACGACGGGGGCAGAGGGGCCGGGGAACGGTCGCCGCTGCCGGGAGTCACGGACGCGGAGCCGACAGCCTCCTCCTCCGCCTCCCCCACCTCGTCGTCGTCGAGCGAGAGCGCCCGGGACACGCCCCGGCCGGACGAGAGCGCCACCTCCGCGAAGCCCGGCTCGTCGCGGGCCGCGGACACCCCCGGACCGGACAGCGCCGTACAACCGGACAACGGCGACCCCGGCGGCCCGGCCGCGGGGAGCGGCGGCCCGCTGGTCGTCGAAGCCTCGGGCAAATGCCTGACCGGCACCGGGGCGGGATCACAACTCGTGGCATCCGCCTGCGACGGCTCCGCCGGCCAGTCCTGGAGCTCCGGACCCGACGGCAGCCTGCGCCAGGGCGGCCTCTGCGCGACCCTCACCGGGACCGAGGACCGCACCCCGGTCGTCCTGACCACCTGCGACCAGTCCGCCACCCAGCGAATCGGCCTCTCCGGGACGGCGCTGGTGGCCGGGTCGAACGGCAAATGCCTGGATCTCTTCGGAGGTGCGAGCGGCACCCAGATAGTGCTCTGGGAATGCAACGGCCGTGACAACCAGCGCTGGCGTACCGCCTGATCTTCCGACCGCCTGACCGCGCTGTACGTGTCCGGGCTCCGGGAGGCCACACGGCCGCGGAACCGCGAGCCCGGGCGGGGCGGGGCCGACGGGCCGTCCGGAGGGGCCGACGGACGGCCGTCCGGAGGAGCGGAGGGCCACCCCGCAGGACCCGGCGGGCACCGGCGGTACCGGTGCCCCCGGAAGGAAACGGCTGCCCTCGGACGTTCACCGAAGACCGGCCCGCGCCGGGCGGCGAAAGGGCTGGTGCGCGGGGCCGGCGGGACCGGGTACCGTCTTTGTCATGTTCTTCCAGACGCCGATTCACGAGTGAGAGCGTGATGGGCCTCTGCTGACGTCCTTCGATGTCATCGCCCGTCCCCACCGATGAATCCGCAGATCACCTCACATCATGACCGGGAGAGCCCGTGACCGACAGCAAGAACATCAACAACCCCGTGGGCCAGGGCGGAGGCCAGCGCAAGAGGCTGTCCCGCGCCGAACGGCAGAACAACGGCCCGCACCGCAACCGCGACCGCCAGGACGCAGCCGACCGGAAGGCGGAGCTGGTGCGCAAGATGCGCGAGAAGGCCGGCACGGCCGGGAGCACCGGGCAGACGGACCAGGACACCGCACAGAGCTGACGCACCGCCGCCGCGAGGCGGCACCGTACAGAGGCAGGGCGGTACCGCACGAGGACAGAGCGGCACCGCAGGTCACCACGGGGGTGCCTCCTTCCGCGGACCGGTTGCGGACCTGAGGCGCCTCACCCGGGTGCCGTGGTCCTTCCGTCCGTCACGCCCAGCCGCGCCTGCTCCTCCTCGACGATCCGGCGGGCCAGTTCGGTGTCCGACACGTCGACCGCGTCCGGGGTGGCTTCGGCCACAGCACTACGGCGGGCGTAAGCATCGAACAGACGGGTCTTCTCCTCCAGCATCTTCACCATGCGCGCGTCCACTCCCCCGGTGGCGAGAAGACGATGCGTGTGGACCGGCCTGACCTGGCCCATGCGGTGGGCCCGGGCCACTGCCTGGTGTTCGATGGTCGGCTTGATCTGCGGCTCGCAGATGATGACGACGGAGGCAGCCTGCATATTGAGACCGACTCCAGCCGCCTGGATCTGTGCCAGGAGCACCGCTGGGCCCGGGGCCCCGGCGAAGTCGTCGACGATCTGCTGCCGTCGCCCGGCCGGAACGCTGCCGGTGAGCGGACCGAACATCGGAGCACCGGCAGTGGACCCCGTGGCGAGCGCCGTCTTCACCACACCCAGTACGTCCTTGAAGTTGGAGAAGACCACTGTCTTCTGTCCGTTCTCGCCGGCCTCCTGAACGATCTCGCACAGCCGGTCCAGCTTGGCCGATTTCTCGGGGCGCATGTAGGCGGCCCTGCGCATCGCCATGAAGTTGCCCGCGCGCACGGCCTCCCGGTACGCCTC
This DNA window, taken from Streptomyces nitrosporeus, encodes the following:
- a CDS encoding RICIN domain-containing protein, with amino-acid sequence MSELPKRNVAGRINSQPAGPARSNDAAKLDSARAALARAIAAHQAENPGSSEDAENAETEADRNAPGQRLAAPGSPHSSGQPADEAPPATSPRRRVFPRNRRWALVAAAGAAVVAVVVGVAVTVGGGSDSSGHRADAPAEGLIGSDDGGRGAGERSPLPGVTDAEPTASSSASPTSSSSSESARDTPRPDESATSAKPGSSRAADTPGPDSAVQPDNGDPGGPAAGSGGPLVVEASGKCLTGTGAGSQLVASACDGSAGQSWSSGPDGSLRQGGLCATLTGTEDRTPVVLTTCDQSATQRIGLSGTALVAGSNGKCLDLFGGASGTQIVLWECNGRDNQRWRTA
- a CDS encoding DUF6243 family protein, which gives rise to MTDSKNINNPVGQGGGQRKRLSRAERQNNGPHRNRDRQDAADRKAELVRKMREKAGTAGSTGQTDQDTAQS